The following proteins come from a genomic window of Larimichthys crocea isolate SSNF unplaced genomic scaffold, L_crocea_2.0 scaffold20575, whole genome shotgun sequence:
- the LOC109142035 gene encoding interferon-induced GTP-binding protein Mx: MKRKKEGEEWYGKIYNYFSEEIEEPADVEKKIREAQNEMRDISDYLISLEIASPDVPDLTLIDFPNIAWAARMGEPENIGDQLIQKFIKKQETINVVVVPCNVDIATTEALKMAQEVDPDGERTLVILTKPDLVKKGTEETVIDIVHNEVIHLKKGYMIVKCKEITEKVSLPEAIEREKAFFKDHAYFHTLYNDGHATVPKLAEKLTLELVHHIERSLPRLEEQIEEKLEQTRAELERYGNGPPSDSAEKLVFLNDKVTAFTQDAIRLTRGEELKSGERLNVFSTLRTEFMKWNAYLNHSGEIFGKRIEREVAQYEEKYRGRELPSFINYKTFEVIAKEQIKQLEELAVKRLKNIGDAVMKVSIQLAKNSFTGFPNLLEKAMTKINYIKNRNESTAESMLRNQFKMEMLVDSQDRTYSSSLSDSKRKEREEKEKGIHGNHATLQELMLQVKSYYEIASQHLDYQVPLVIRYQILQEFAVQLQRDMLQILQERMYSTPLLEEDCNTKSERADLQSRLNRLIEAHAYLVEF; this comes from the exons atgaagagaaaaaaagagggagaggagtggTACGGAAAGATATACAACTACTTCAGTGAGGAGATTGAAGAACCCGCAGATGTGGAGAAAAAGATTCGAGAAG ctcaGAATGAAATGAGGGACATCAGTGATTACCTCATCAGTCTAGAGATCGCCTCTCCTGATGTTCCAGACCTGACACTCATTGACTTTCCCAACATTGCCTGGGCAGCAAGAATGGGAGAACCAGAGAACATTGGAGACCAG ttgATACAGAAGTTCATCAAGAAACAAGAAACCATCAACGTGGTGGTTGTTCCATGCAACGTGGACATAGCAACCACAGAGGCTTTGAAGATGGCACAGGAAGTGGATCCTGATGGAGAGAGGACTTTGG ttATTTTGACCAAGCCTGATCTGGTAAAAAAAGGCACAGAAGAGACGGTGATTGACATTGTTCATAATGAGGTCATCCACCTAAAGAAGGGCTACATGATCGTCAAGTGCAAAGAGATCACAGAGAAGGTGTCTCTTCCTGAAgcaatagaaagagagaaagctttCTTCAAAGATCACGCATATTTCCA CACCCTCTACAATGACGGTCATGCCACTGTTCCTAAACTGGCTGAAAAACTCACTCTTGAGTTAGTGCATCACATTGAG AGATCTCTGCCACGACTGGAAGAGCAGATAGAAGAGAAACTAGAACAGACTCGTGCAGAGCTGGAGAGATATGGCAACGGACCCCCATCTGACTCAGCTGAGAAACTCGTCTTCCTCAATGAT AAAGTGACTGCATTCACTCAGGATGCCATCAGGCTGACCAGAGGAGAAGAATTGAAGTCTGGAGAAAGGCTCAATGTCTTTTCTACACTCAGAACAGAATTCATGAAGTGGAATGCCTACCTGAACCACTCAGGAGAAATCT ttGGAAAGAGGATTGAGAGAGAGGTGGCGCAGTATGAAGAGAAGTATCGTGGAAGAGAACTACCAAGCTTCATCAACTACAAGACGTTTGAGGTCATTGCCAAGGAGCAGATCAAACAGCTGGAAGAATTAGCTGTCAAGAGACTCAAGAACATAGGAG ATGCTGTTATGAAGGTTTCCATACAGCTGGCTAAGAATAGCTTCACCGGATTTCCTAACCTCCTGGAAAAAGCCATG ACAAAGATCAATTACATAAAGAATCGAAATGAGTCCACTGCTGAATCCATGCTGAGAAACCAGTTCAAGATGGAGATGCTTGTTGACTCTCAGGACAGGACCTACAGCAGCAGTCTGAGTGACagcaagagaaaagagagagaagaaaaagagaaaggaataCATGGCAATCATGCAACACTTCAGGAGCTGATGTTGCAAGTTAAATCTTATTACGAA ATTGCCAGCCAGCATCTGGATTACCAGGTCCCCCTGGTGATTCGTTACCAGATCTTGCAGGAGTTTGCTGTCCAGCTGCAGAGGGATATGCTACAGATTCTACAAGAGAGAATGTATTCAACGCCCTTGTTGGAGGAGGATTGTAACACTAAAAGTGAGAGGGCTGATTTGCAGAGTCGCCTCAATCGCCTCATAGAGGCCCACGCATACCTCGTGGAGTTCTAG
- the LOC104924126 gene encoding interferon-induced GTP-binding protein Mx, translating to MSTLNQQYEEKVRPCIDLIDSLRSLGVEKDLALPAIAVIGDQSSGKSSVLEALSGVSLPRGSGIVTRCPLELKMKRRKEGEEWYGKISYQDDEEEIEDPADVEEKIREAQNEMAGPGSGISEDLISLEIASPDVPDLTLIDLPGIARVAVKGQPEDIGDQIKRLIQKFIKKQETISLVVVPCNVDIATTEALKMAQEVDPDGERSLGILTKPDLVDKGTENTTVEIVHNEVIHLKKGYMIVKCRGQKEITENVSLTEAIEREEAFFKDHAYFQILYDEGHATVPKLAEKLTLELVLHIQKSLPRLEEQIEKKLIQTQTDLDRYGNGPPSDPAERLSFLIDRMTAFTQDAISLTTGEELKFGVKVNIFSTLRKEFAVWKEIIESSGVTFNWNIEREVVQYERKYRGRELPGFINYKTFEGMVKEQIKLLEEPAVLKLKEVAEIVKKELFKVAESSFVGFPNLIRTAKVKIEEIRKEKEIVAESMLRTQFKMESIVYTQDSRYSKKLGKRKREDEPVLGGFSVALGQKSTSNTVGNSGATLKEMIKHLKSYYQIAGQRLADQVPLVIRYQMLHESAIQLQREMLQMLQDKEKLNSLLQEDSGIKNKRIQLQLRFNRLTKARILLTNFSMNIYNFNTTEHQDMEERPCLEDEYGF from the exons ATGAGCACTCTGAACCAGCAGTATGAGGAGAAGGTGCGTCCCTGCATTGATCTCATTGACTCTCTTCGCTCTCTGGGTGTGGAGAAGGACTTGGCGCTGCCTGCTATAGCCGTGATTGGAGACCAAAGCTCGGGGAAGAGCTCCGTGTTAGAGGCGCTGTCTGGGGTGTCTCTTCCAAGAGGAAGTG GCATTGTGACAAGATGCCCTCTCGaactgaagatgaagagaagaaaagaaggagaggagtggTATGGAAAGATAAGCTACCAGGACGATGAGGAGGAGATAGAAGATCCTGCAGATGTGGAGGAAAAGATTCGAGAAG ctcagAATGAAATGGCCGGGCCTGGGTCAGGCATCAGTGAAGACCTGATCAGTCTGGAGATCGCCTCTCCTGATGTTCCAGATCTGACGCTCATTGACCTGCCCGGCATCGCCAGGGTGGCTGTAAAGGGACAACCAGAGGACATTGGAGACCAG ATAAAGAGACTGATACAGAAGTTCATCAAGAAACAAGAAACCATCAGCTTGGTGGTTGTTCCATGCAACGTGGACATAGCAACCACAGAGGCTTTGAAGATGGCACAGGAAGTGGATCCTGATGGAGAGAGGAGTTTGG gtatCCTTACCAAGCCTGATCTGGTGGACAAAGGTACAGAAAACACAACGGTTGAAATTGTCCATAATGAGGTCATCCACCTGAAGAAGGGCTACATGATCGTCAAGTGCAGGGGTCAGAAAGAGATCACAGAGAATGTGTCTCTTACTGAAGCAATAGAAAGAGAGGAAGCTTTCTTCAAAGATCATGCATATTTTCA GATTCTCTATGATGAAGGTCATGCCACTGTTCCTAAACTGGCTGAAAAACTCACCCTTGAGCTGGTGCTTCATATCCAG AAATCTCTGCCTCGACTGGAAGAGCAGATAGAGAAGAAACTAATACAGACTCAGACAGATCTGGACAGATATGGCAACGGACCCCCATCTGACCCAGCTGAGAGACTCAGTTTCCTCATTGAT AGAATGACAGCGTTTACACAGGATGCTATAAGCCTCACCACAGGGGAGGAACTCAAATTTGGAGTCAAGGTCAACATCTTTTCCACACTGAGAAAAGAGTTTGCGGTATGGAAAGAGATCATAGAAAGCTCTGGAGTAACAT TCAACTGGAATATTGAGAGAGAGGTGGTTCAGTATGAACGAAAGTATCGTGGAAGAGAACTGCCAGGATTTATCAACTACAAGACTTTTGAGGGGATGGTCAAGGAGCAGATCAAACTGCTGGAAGAGCCTGCTGTCCTAAAACTGAAGGAAGTGGCAG aaATTGTGAAGAAAGAGCTGTTTAAGGTGGCAGAGAGCAGCTTTGTTGGATTCCCGAACCTCATCAGAACAGCCAAg GTGAAGATTGAAGAAAtcagaaaggaaaaggagatTGTAGCGGAGTCCATGCTGAGGACTCAGTTTAAGATGGAGTCGATTGTTTACACTCAGGACAGCAGATACAGCAAGAAGTTAGGGAAGCGGAAGAGAGAGGATGAACCGGTTTTGGGTGGTTTTAGTGTTGCACTAGGGCAGAAGAGCACCAGCAACACTGTGGGCAACAGTGGGGCCACCCTGAAAGAGATGATCAAACACCTTAAATCCTACTACCAA ATTGCTGGCCAACGTCTGGCTGACCAGGTCCCCCTGGTGATCCGCTATCAGATGTTGCACGAGTCTGCCATCCAGCTGCAGAGGGAGATGCTGCAGATGCTTCAGGACAAGGAGAAGCTGAACTCCCTGCTTCAAGAGGACTCTGGCATAAAAAACAAGAGAATCCAACTTCAGCTTCGTTTCAACCGTCTGACAAAGGCACGCATTCTGCTGACTAACTTCAGTATGAACATATACAACTTCAACACAACAGAACACCAAGACATGGAAGAACGCCCTTGCCTGGAAGATGAATAtggtttttaa